TGCCGCGCTTGGTACCTTCGGCATAGATGTACTCGGCAATCGGGGTGGAGCCGACAAAGCTCAGCGCCTTCACTTCCGGCGCCTCGATCAGCGCATCCACCGCTTCCTTGTCGCCGTGCACCACGTTCAGCACGCCCTTGGGCAGGCCGGCCTCATGCAGCAGCTGGGCGATCAGCAGGGTGGAGCTGGGGTCGCGCTCGGACGGCTTGAGGATGAAGCAGTTGCCGCAGGCGATGGCCAGCGGGTACATCCACAGCGGCACCATGGCCGGGAAGTTGAACGGGGTGATGCCGGCCACCACGCCCAGCGGCTGGAAGTCGCTCCAGGCATCGATATTGGGGCCGACGTTGCGGTTGTATTCGCCCTTGAGGATTTCCGGTGCGCCGCAGGCGTATTCCACGTTCTCGATACCGCGCTGCAGCTCGCCGGCGGCATCCTCGATGGTCTTGCCGTGTTCCTGGCTGATGAGCTGGACGATGCGTTCCTTGTTCTGCTCCAGCAGCTGCTTGAAGCGGAACATCACCTGCGCGCGCTTGGCCGGCGGGGTGTTGCGCCAAGCCGGGAAGGCGGCCTTGGCGGCCGCAACGGCCTGCTGCACGGTGGCTACGTCAGCCAGGGCAACCTGGCCGATGGTGTCGCCGGTGGACGGGTTGAATACCGGGGCGTGGCGGCTGCCGCCAGCGGTGAGTTCGCCGTTGATCAGGTGGTTTACGGTAGTCATGTGTGGTGCTCTCTTTATCTGGTAATCAGGTTGGCCGCATACGCTTGGGTAGGTGGCACGTGTTATTTAGGCAGTCTGGTTCAGCACATCGCCCACGGCGTTAAACAGCGTATCCAGCTGCTGCGCGGTGGTGTTGAAGGTCGGCCCGAACTGCAGCGTGTCGCCGCCGAAGCGTACGTAGAAACCGGCCTGCCACAGCTTGATGCCGGCCTCGTACGGGCGGATGGCGGCGTCGCCATCGCGTGCGGCCAACTGTATGGCGCCGGCCAGCCCGCAGTTGCGGATGTCCAGCACGTGGCGGGCACCCTTGAGACCGTGCAGCTTTTCTTCGAATACCGGCGCCAGCGCGGCGGACTGCTCGATCAGCTGGTCGCGCTGCAGCAGCTCCAGGGTGGCCAGGCCGGCGGCGCAGGCTACCGGGTGGCCGGAGTAGGTGTAGCCGTGGGTGAATTCGATCATGTGCTCGGGCGTGCCCTGCTGCATGAAGGTGTTGTAGATCTCGCTGGAGGCCACCACCGCGCCCAGCGGAATCGCGCCGTTGGTTACCTGCTTGGCGGTGTTGATGATGTCCGGAGTGACGCCGAAGTACTCGGCGCCGGTCCACTTGCCCATGCGGCCGAAGGCGGTGATCACCTCATCGAAAATCAGCAGGATGCCGTGCTGGCTGCAGATCTCGCGCAGGCGCTGCAGGTAGCCCTGCGGCGGCACGATCACGCCGGCGGAACCGGACATCGGCTCCACGATCACCGCGGCGATGTTGGAGGCGTCGTGCAGCTCGATCAGCTTCAGCAGCTCGTTGGCCAGCTCCACGCCGCCGGTCTCGGCCATGCCCTTGGTGAAGGCCATGCCCGGCTGCAGGGTGTGCGGCAGGTGGTCGGCATCCATCAGCTGGCCGTACATCTTGCGGTTGCCGCCGATGCCGCCCAGTGCGGTGCCGGCGATGTTCACGCCGTGGTAGCCGCGGGCGCGGCCGATGAAGCGGGTCTTGCTCGGCTGGCCCTTCAGGCGCCAGTAGGCCTTGGCCATCTTCACCGCGGTATCGGCACATTCGGAGCCGGAGCCGGTGAACAGCACATGGTTCAGGCCGTCCGGCATCACGCCGGCAATCTTGTCGGCCAGGCGGAAGGCCAGCGGGTGGCCGTACTGGAAGCCAGGGGCGTAGTCCAGGGTGCCGAGCTGGCGTGCCACCGCTTCCTGGATTTCCGGGCGGTTGTGGCCGGCGCCGCAGGTCCACAGGCCGGACAGGCTGTCGAAGATGCGACGACCCTTGTCATCAATGAAGTAGTTGCCGTCGGCACCCACGATGATGCGCGGATCACGCTTGAACGCGCGGTTGGCCGAGAACGGCATCCACTGTGCATCGAGATTCAGATCGCTGACGGCAAATTGGTCGTTGCTGTTGTTCATGACGTGGCCCCTGTGAGCGCTGTGTTGATGGTGCTAGCTTGCAATAGAACTGTAGGTGAGTTAAATCACATCTTTCTCACGTTAAGTTGAGTATTTGTTAAACATGAGCAAGAAGGCATCCCTGAGCCAGGTCAGCGACTTCGATATCCGCCTGCTGCGCCTGTTCAAGACCGTGGCGGAGTGCGGTGGTTTCTCGGCGGCGGAAAGTGTGCTGGGCATCAGCCGATCGGCGATCAGCCTGCACATGGGCGATCTGGAAAAGCGCCTCGGCATCCGCTTGTGCCAGCGCGGCCGCGCCGGTTTTGCGCTCACCGACGAGGGGCGCGAGGTGCTGCACGCCAGCCAGACCATGCTGGCGGCCATCGAGGCGTTCCGCAGCCAGGTGAACCAGCTGCACCAGCAGCTGCGCGGCGAACTGAACATCGGCATCGTCAACAGCCTGGTGACCCAGTCGCGCATGCGCATCACCCAGGCGCTGAGTGCGCTGAGCGAGCAGGGGCCGGGGGTACGCATCAATATCGGCATGATGACGCCCAGCGATATCGAGCTGGGGGTGCTGGACGGCCAGCTGCACGTGGGCGTGGTGCCGCTGGT
This Vogesella sp. LIG4 DNA region includes the following protein-coding sequences:
- a CDS encoding aspartate aminotransferase family protein; protein product: MNNSNDQFAVSDLNLDAQWMPFSANRAFKRDPRIIVGADGNYFIDDKGRRIFDSLSGLWTCGAGHNRPEIQEAVARQLGTLDYAPGFQYGHPLAFRLADKIAGVMPDGLNHVLFTGSGSECADTAVKMAKAYWRLKGQPSKTRFIGRARGYHGVNIAGTALGGIGGNRKMYGQLMDADHLPHTLQPGMAFTKGMAETGGVELANELLKLIELHDASNIAAVIVEPMSGSAGVIVPPQGYLQRLREICSQHGILLIFDEVITAFGRMGKWTGAEYFGVTPDIINTAKQVTNGAIPLGAVVASSEIYNTFMQQGTPEHMIEFTHGYTYSGHPVACAAGLATLELLQRDQLIEQSAALAPVFEEKLHGLKGARHVLDIRNCGLAGAIQLAARDGDAAIRPYEAGIKLWQAGFYVRFGGDTLQFGPTFNTTAQQLDTLFNAVGDVLNQTA
- a CDS encoding LysR family transcriptional regulator; protein product: MSKKASLSQVSDFDIRLLRLFKTVAECGGFSAAESVLGISRSAISLHMGDLEKRLGIRLCQRGRAGFALTDEGREVLHASQTMLAAIEAFRSQVNQLHQQLRGELNIGIVNSLVTQSRMRITQALSALSEQGPGVRINIGMMTPSDIELGVLDGQLHVGVVPLVSPLAGLDYIPLYDEHSLLYCSQGHPLFWRADADISDADIAAAPAVLPGFRLPPEAQQSHQMLNGSATASDREGIAFLILTGRYIGYLPDHFAASWVAQGKLRAIRPAELHYQVPLTVATRKGRRPNLVLEKFLQTLADTQDSV